The segment CTCCTCGACGACCCGATCTGGTCCGGCCAGCTCGCGGCGTGGGCGAAGAACCTGCCGCGACCGAAGGCGATCCTCATCGTCTCGGCGCACTGGGAGTCGGCGCCGGTCAGCCTGACCGCCAGCGGCGCTCCCCTGGTCTACGACTTCGGCGGGTTCGCGCCGAGGTACTACCAGATGACCTACGAGACCCCGGACACCACGGCGCTGGCCCAGCGCGTCGCGGCGATGATGCCGAGCGGCGAGCCCGTGCACCAGCACGTCTCACGGGGGCTCGACCACGGCGCGTGGGTGCCGCTGAAGATCATGTACCCCGAGGCCGACATCCCCGTGCTCCAGATGTCGCTCCCCACCGACGACCCGCACCGCCTGATGAAGCTCGGCGAGCGGCTGCGCCCGCTGCGCGAGGAGGGCGTGCTCATCATCGGCTCGGGCTTCCTCACCCACGGCCTGCCCTTCCTCAAGGAGTTCCGCATCGAGGCCGCCGCTCCCGGCTGGTCGGTGGACTTCGACCTCTGGGCGGCCGACGCCCTCGCCCGCGGCGACGTCGACACGCTGTCCGCCTACAGGTCGAAGGCGCCCGGCATGCCGTACGCCCACCCGACCGTCGAGCACTACACGCCGCTGTTCGTGACCCTCGGCGCAGCCACGACCGCCGACGAACCGGGGATCCAGGTCATCGACGGCTACTGGATGGGGCTGTCGAAGCGGTCGCTCCAGGTCGCCTGACGGGCCGCCGAGGCACGAGGCGGCTCGCAGTCAGGCGAGTCGAGTGCGCCCACGACCGAGGCACGAGGTCGTGACGGTGTGTGTCGAGACCCGGTCTAGGCTCGGCCCGTGCGCGTCCTCTCGATCCAGTCCCACGTCGCCTACGGCCACGTCGGCAACTCCGCTGCCGTCTTCCCGCTCCAGCGCCTCGGCCACGAGGTGTGGCCCGTCCTGACGGTGAACTTCTCCAACCACACCGGGTACGGCGCCTGGCGCGGGCCGCTGATCGCAGCGGAGGACGTCGCCGCGGTGATCACCGGGATCGGCGAGCGGGGCGCGTTCGAGACGTGCGACGCGATCCTCTCGGGCTACCAGGGCTCGCCGGAGATCGCCGACGTGATCGCCGACGCGGTCGCGCAGGTGAAGGCGGCCAACCCCGACGCGACCTACACCTGCGACCCGGTGATGGGCAACGCCACCTCGGGCTGCTTCGTCAACCCGGCGATCCCGCCGAAGTACCGCTCGACCGTGATCCCGGTCGCCGACGTGCTGACGCCCAACCAGTTCGAGCTCGGCTTCATCACCGACCGTGACGGCCTCAGCGGCCCCTCGTCGCTCGAGGACATCCTGTCCGCCGTGGACGAGGTGCGGGGTCTCGGCCCGGCGACGGTGCTGGTCACGTCGGTCGACCGCGAGGGCGCTGACGACGACGTCATCGAGATGCTCGCGGTCACCGCCGACGGCGCCTGGCTCGTCACCACCCCGCGCCTGCCGATGAAGGCCAACGGCTCCGGCGACATCACGGCCGCGCTGTTCACCGCCCACCTGCGGACGACCGGCTCCCCCGCCGACGCCCTCGCCCGGACCGCCTCCTCGGTGTTCGCCGTCCTCAAGGAGACGCTCGACTCCGGCGAGCGCGAGCTCCGGCTCATCGCCGCCCAGGACGCCATCGCCTCGCCGGCCAACGAGTTCGCGGTGCAGCAGGTCCGCTGACCTGCGCAACGTAGGCAGTTGGCGCGCCGAGGCGCCAGGCGCCGCTCGGCGTGCGGAGTGTCGGATCCGAACTGCGTACGTTGGTGGAGCCGGTGACAGGAGTCGAACCCGCGACATCTTCTTTACAAGAGAAGCGCTCTACCAACTGAGCTACACCGGCGTGCGCCCGAGGGCGCGGCGGCCATCCTAGGTGAGGGAGGATGTGGCCCGTGAGCCTCCTCCACGACCCCCACCACGACGGGTCCCCGCTCTACGTCTCGGACGAGGCGCCCGAGCTCGGCGCCACCGTCACCGTGCGCGTCCGCACCCGCGCGGCCGACCCGGTCGAGGCGGTCTGGCTGCGGACGACGTACGACGCCGAGCCGGTCTTCCACCCGATGACGTCGACCACCACCGGTGACGTGGTGTGGTGGGAGGGCGAGCTGCCGGTGCACAACCCGGTCACGCACTACCGCTTCCTCCTCGTGCGCGCCCCCGTCGACGGGGAGGGCGAGCAGGAGTGGCTCACCGGCGCCGGGCTGGCCGGCCACGACCTGCCCGACGCCGTCGACTTCCGGCTGGCCGCCCACCCGCCCGCACCCGACTGGGGCCGTGACGGCGTCGTCTACCAGGTGTTCCCCGACCGCTTCGCCCGGTCGGCCGCGGCCGACGAGCGGGAGGTCCCGGACTGGGCGCTGCCAGCGGAGTGGGACGACGAGGTCGTCTTCGAGGGCAGCGACCCGCGCACGCCGATGCAGCTCTACGGCGGCGACCTGGACGGCATCACCGAGCACCTCGACCACGTCGCAGCGGTCGGCGCCGACGTGCTCTACACGACGCCGGTCTTCCCCGGCGAGAGCAACCACCGCTACAACGCGACCACCTTCACCGAGGTCGACGAGCTGCTCGGCGGCAGCGAGGCGTACGCCCGGCTGAGCGCCGCCGTCCACGAGCGGGGCTGGCGGATCCTGGGCGACCTCACCACCAACCACACGGGCGACACCCACGAGTGGTTCCTCTGCGCGGTCGACGACGCGCGCGACCCGCACCGGTCCTTCTACTACTTCGCCGACGACGGCACCTACGCCAACTGGATGGGCCACGGCACGCTGCCCAAGATCAACCACGCCAACCTCGACGTCCGCCACGCGATGGTCGACGGACCCAACTCCGTGGTCGGTCGCTGGCTGCAACCGCCCTACGCTGTCGACGGGTGGCGCATCGACGTCGCCAACATGACCGGCCGGCTCGGTGACATCGACGTGGCCCACGAGGTCGCCCGCACCGTGCGGGCCACGGCGGCCGCGCTGCACGACGACCCGTGGGTCATCGGCGAGCACAACCACGACGCGACCGGCGACGTCGACGGCGACGGCTGGCACGGCACGATGAACTACTCGGGCTTCTCGTGGCCGGTGTGGTCGTGGCTGCGCGATCCCGCGTCGCCGGCACGCCCGTTCGGCCGACCGGTGCCGGTCCCGCGTCGCGGCGGCGGCGCGGTCGTCGAGACGTTCCGGGCCTGGCAGGGTGCGCTCGGCTGGCGCGCCACCGCGTCGAGCTGGAACATCCTCGGCTCCCACGACTCCGCCCGCATCCGCACCCTCGTCGGTGGGGACGCCACCGTCCACCGCGTCGCCGCCGGCCTGCAGTTCACGATGCCCGGTGTCCCGATGGTCTTCGCCGGCGACGAGATCGGCCTCGAGGGCGTCAACGGCGAGGACGCCCGCCGCCCCATGCCGTGGCACCACCGCGAGGAATGGGACGAGCAGACGCTCACGACGTACGCCGACCTGGCGCGGCTGCGGCGGGAGAACCCGGCCCTGCGCCGTGGCGGGCTGCGCTGGGCCCACGTCGACGCCGACACCATCGCCTACCTCCGCGAGCACCCCGACCAGACCGTGCTGGTCGTCGCCCGCCGCGCCCCGGGCAGCGCGTTCGCGCTTCCCGTCGGGGCGGGCCGGCACCTCTTCGGGTCCGAGCCGGGCGGCGCCGACCTCGTCCATGTGGCCGAGGGCGTCGAGGTCGCGGCGTCCTCGGGGTCGCGGCTCGACGTCTGGGAGATCACCGGCTAGCCGGTCCCCGACCCACGCTCCTCGCACTCGCACCTCGTGCGCGGCTAGGGTCGCGACCATGGCCATGCGGATCGTCGCCAGCCGGCCGGACCCGGCCATCCTCCGCCTGCCCTGGCACCTCCCGCTGGAGGAGTGGCCGGACGACGTCGTCGTCCCGCTGCCGCGCGGCCTCTCGCGCCACGTGGTGCGCATCGTGCGGCTCGGCAGCAGCGTCTACGCCGTCAAGGAGACCAACGACGACATCGCCTTCCGGGAGTACCGGATGCTGCGCGACCTCCAGCGGATGGGGATGCCGTCGGTCGTCCCGCAGGGCGTCGTCACCGGCCGCGAGAGCCGCGACGGCGAGGACCTGCCCGCGGCGCTGATCACCCACCACCTCCGGTTCTCCCTGCCCTATCGCAGCCTCTTCAGCCGCGGGATGGACGCCGAGCACGTGCCCACGCTGATCGACGCGATCGTCGTGCTGCTGGTCCGGCTCCACCTCGCCGGTTTCTACTGGGGCGACGTCTCGCTGTCCAACGTGCTCTTCCGCCGCGACGCCGGGGCGCTGGCCGCCTACCTCGTGGACGCCGAGACCGGCGAGCTGCACGAGCACGTGGGCGACCGACTGCGGGAGTACGACATCACCGTGGGCTGCGAGAACATCTTCGCCGAGCTGATGGACCTCAGCGCGAGCGGCGCCGTCCAGCGCCCGATCGACGGCTTCGCGATCATCGAGCACCTGCGCTCGCGCTACGAGGCGCTGTGGCGCGAGCTGACCGACCTCGAGGAGTTCGGCGCCGACGAGATGTGGCGCATCGAGCGCCGCGTCGAGCGGCTCAACGACCTCGGCTTCGACGTCGACGAGCTCGACATCGTCACCGACCTGGGCGGCGACACGATCCGCATCCAGCCCAAGGTCGTCGACCTCGGCCACCACACCCGCGAGCTGCGCGACCTCACGGGCATGGCCGTCGAGGACAACCAGGCGCGCCGCATCCTCAACGACCTCGCGTCGTTCGCCGCCCACTACGACCTCGGCCGCGAGGACCGCCACGTCATGGCGAGCCGCTGGATGCACGAGATCTTCGAGCCGATCATGGCGATGATCCCGCCCGACGCCACCGGCAAGCTGGAGCCGGCCGAGATCTTCCACGAGATCCTGGAGCACCGGTGGTACCTGTCGGAGCAGGCCGGCCACGAGGTCGGCATCCACGAGACCGCGCGCGACTACATCGAGCGGTTCCTCACGGCCAGACCCGACGAGGCCATCACGGGGCAGGAGTGACGGGCTCCCAGTCGCCGACCTGCCACGAGCCGTTGGTGCGCAGCCGCACCCACTGCAGCCCGACCGGTCGCCCGTCGGCGTAGGTGATGAGGCTGACCTCGGCGTCGCGGCGCGGCTTGCTGCCGAGCGCGATGGCGTACGCCGCCCCGCCGGTCGTGCCGTTGGTCCAGGTGTAGCCGGTCGCGCCGTCCTCGGCGTCGACGGCGTCGGGGCCGTTCTGCACGTGGGTGTGCCCGCCGACCACGAGGTCCACGCATCCCCGGTCGAGCGCCTCGCGGCCGAGGTTGGCGTCGTGGACCAGAATGGTGCTCACCCGCTCGCCGTCCTCCGCCGCGGCGCAGGCGCCGTCCGCGAGCCGGTCGCCCACCTCGGCGAAGCTGAGACCGGACTCGTCGCGCCAGTTGCCCAGACCGCTGCTGCGCGGGTCGTCGACGCCGAGCAAGGTGCCGCCCCACGGGGCGTCGACCACCTCGCCGTCGAGCATGGTCCACCCGAGGTCGGCGAGGTAGGTGCTGACGAAGGTGCCGTGGTCGTGGTTGCCGGCGACCCCGTAGCGCTCCCAGTCGTCGAAGGCGGCCTGGAGGGAGTCGAGGCTGAAGGCCTCCCACGGCTGGCCGGTCGAGGTGTCGTCGCCCGCGTCGAGCACGACGCTCGCCCCGGCGGCGTCGCCGATGGCGCGGGCCACGCGGTCCATGCCGATGTTGTCGTGCCGGTCGCTGAGCAGCAGGGCAACGGTCTCGTCGTCCTCGGGCGTGCGGAGGCCCAGGTCCGGGAGGTCGGCGGCCGTCTCGGCAGCCGTGGAGTAGAACTCCTTGCTCTTGTCGTAGGTGTCCACCGCGCTCAGCACCAGGCGCTTGCTCTGGGTGGTGACCGGGCCCGAGCGCACCTCGATGTCGCGCACCTCGGCCGGCAGCTCGACGTCGGGGCCCGCCAGCTCCGCGAGCGTCTGCCAGCTGCCCTGGTCCTCCTGCGTCGCCTCGTCGCTCTCCCACGGCTGCCACACCAGCAGCGGCAGCGTCAGCAGCAGGACCAGCGCGAGCAGGCCCTGCCGCGTCCCGAGCCCCCGGAACAGCTCACCGCGCCGGTGACGTCCCAGCAGGAGGAAGACCGCGACCGGCAACAGCCCGACCCCCAGTCCGCGCAGGGCTGCCGACAGGGCCATGTCGAGGACGACGCCCTCGACCTTCTCGATCGGCGCGGACGGGTCACCGGCGATCAGCGCGTAGCGCTGTACCAGCTCCTCGATCGACCCGACCTCCGTCTTGCCGAGCGTCAACCTCACGCCGAGCGGACCCACGTCGCGGAAGCGCAGGTCGGGCAGCAACGGCCCGGTCTCGACCACGGCGTCGCGCGCCAGCGTGGGGCGTACGACGGTGTCGTGGCCGACCAGCACGACGGTCCGGCTGCTGTTGAGGAAGAGCGACACCGCCACGGCGAGCCCGAGAGCCACGCTGCCCACGAGCAGCACGGCACCGACGAGCAGCCGCCGCGGGGTGGAACTCATTGCTACGAGCGGGCCTGCGAGATCGCGTAGAGGGCGACCGAGGCGGCCACGCCGGCGTTGAGCGACTCGAGCTGACCGGCCATCGGGATCGAGACGATCTGGTCGCAGGTCTCGGCCACGAGCCGGCCGAGGCCCTTGCCCTCCGACCCGACGACGACCACCAGCGGGCCCTCGGCCAGGCCGCCGGGGGCGACCAGCTCGGGCAGGGAGATGTCACCGTCGGCCGCCAGGCCGACGACCATGCAGCCCGCGTCCTGGTAGGCCTTGAGCTGGCGCGTCAGGTTGACCGTCTGGGCGATCGGGAGCCGTGCGGCGGCGCCCGCGCTGGTCTTCCAGGCCGAGGCCGTCATCCCGGCGGCCCGGCGCTCGGGGATCAGCACGCCGTGGGCACCGAAGCCAGCCGCGGAGCGGACGACGGCGCCGAGGTTGCGCGGGTCGGTGACCGAGTCGAGGGCGACGACCAGCGCCGGCTCCTTCGCCTCGGCTGCCCGCTCGAGCAGGTCGTCGGCGTGGGCGTACTCGTAGGCCGGCAGCCGTGCGGCGAGGCCCTGGTGGACGGCCCCGCCGGTCATCCGGTCCATCTCGTTGCGGGTGACCTCGAGCAGGGTCAGGCCCTGCTCGGCGGCGAGCTTGAACGCCTCGCGCATCCGGCCGTCGCGCTCGGTGCCCTCGGCGACGTAGACCCCCGTGACCGGCACGCCGGCCTGCAGCAGCTCGACGACGGAGTTGCGACCGGCGGCCCACTCGGCCTCGGCGGTCGTACGCCGCTTGGGCCGCGCGGACTTGTCGCGTTCGGAGCGCTTGGCCGCCTTGTGGGCCTGGTGGTAGGGCCGGTCCTTGGCCTTGGGCGTCGGACCCCTGCCCTCGAGCCCCCGGCGGACGCGTCCGCCCGACCCGGCGGTCGGGTTGCCCTTGCCCGTCTTCTTGATCGCGCCCTTGCGCTGCGAGTTGCCGGCCATGTCACACGCTCCACTTCGGGCCGGTCGGGGTGTCTTCCACCTCGACGCCGGCCGCCTTGATCCGGTCACGGATGGCGTCGGCGCGGGCCCAGTCCTTGGCCTCGCGCGCCGCCGTCCTCTCCTCGAGCAGTCCCTTCACCAGCGCGTCGACGACCTCGGTCAGCCGGTCGTCGGTCCGGCCGGTCGCCCACGCGGAGTCGGCGGGGTTGAGCCCCAGCACGTCGAGCATCGCGACGACCTCGCCGAACTTCTGGCTGAGCTCGTCGGACGGCCCGTCGGCCAGCAGCCGGTTGCCCTCGCGGACGGAGTCGTGGATGACCGCCACCGCAGCGGGCGTGCCGAGGTCGTCGTCCATCGCCTCGCGGAAGGCGTCGGGCAGCGAGGCGAACCACGAGCCGACGACGGGAGCGGCGCGGTCGAGGAAGTCCTCGAGGCGCCGGAACGCCTTGGCCGACTCCTCGAGCGCCTCGAAGCTGAACTCGACGTGCGAGCGGTAGTGGGCCGCGACGATGTAGTAGCGCAGCTCGATGCCGCGCACACGCTCGAGCACCGACG is part of the Nocardioides cavernae genome and harbors:
- a CDS encoding DUF4032 domain-containing protein, which encodes MAMRIVASRPDPAILRLPWHLPLEEWPDDVVVPLPRGLSRHVVRIVRLGSSVYAVKETNDDIAFREYRMLRDLQRMGMPSVVPQGVVTGRESRDGEDLPAALITHHLRFSLPYRSLFSRGMDAEHVPTLIDAIVVLLVRLHLAGFYWGDVSLSNVLFRRDAGALAAYLVDAETGELHEHVGDRLREYDITVGCENIFAELMDLSASGAVQRPIDGFAIIEHLRSRYEALWRELTDLEEFGADEMWRIERRVERLNDLGFDVDELDIVTDLGGDTIRIQPKVVDLGHHTRELRDLTGMAVEDNQARRILNDLASFAAHYDLGREDRHVMASRWMHEIFEPIMAMIPPDATGKLEPAEIFHEILEHRWYLSEQAGHEVGIHETARDYIERFLTARPDEAITGQE
- a CDS encoding glycoside hydrolase family 13 protein — encoded protein: MSLLHDPHHDGSPLYVSDEAPELGATVTVRVRTRAADPVEAVWLRTTYDAEPVFHPMTSTTTGDVVWWEGELPVHNPVTHYRFLLVRAPVDGEGEQEWLTGAGLAGHDLPDAVDFRLAAHPPAPDWGRDGVVYQVFPDRFARSAAADEREVPDWALPAEWDDEVVFEGSDPRTPMQLYGGDLDGITEHLDHVAAVGADVLYTTPVFPGESNHRYNATTFTEVDELLGGSEAYARLSAAVHERGWRILGDLTTNHTGDTHEWFLCAVDDARDPHRSFYYFADDGTYANWMGHGTLPKINHANLDVRHAMVDGPNSVVGRWLQPPYAVDGWRIDVANMTGRLGDIDVAHEVARTVRATAAALHDDPWVIGEHNHDATGDVDGDGWHGTMNYSGFSWPVWSWLRDPASPARPFGRPVPVPRRGGGAVVETFRAWQGALGWRATASSWNILGSHDSARIRTLVGGDATVHRVAAGLQFTMPGVPMVFAGDEIGLEGVNGEDARRPMPWHHREEWDEQTLTTYADLARLRRENPALRRGGLRWAHVDADTIAYLREHPDQTVLVVARRAPGSAFALPVGAGRHLFGSEPGGADLVHVAEGVEVAASSGSRLDVWEITG
- a CDS encoding dioxygenase family protein, with the translated sequence MTTPMPALYIGHGAPPLLDDPIWSGQLAAWAKNLPRPKAILIVSAHWESAPVSLTASGAPLVYDFGGFAPRYYQMTYETPDTTALAQRVAAMMPSGEPVHQHVSRGLDHGAWVPLKIMYPEADIPVLQMSLPTDDPHRLMKLGERLRPLREEGVLIIGSGFLTHGLPFLKEFRIEAAAPGWSVDFDLWAADALARGDVDTLSAYRSKAPGMPYAHPTVEHYTPLFVTLGAATTADEPGIQVIDGYWMGLSKRSLQVA
- the pdxY gene encoding pyridoxal kinase PdxY translates to MRVLSIQSHVAYGHVGNSAAVFPLQRLGHEVWPVLTVNFSNHTGYGAWRGPLIAAEDVAAVITGIGERGAFETCDAILSGYQGSPEIADVIADAVAQVKAANPDATYTCDPVMGNATSGCFVNPAIPPKYRSTVIPVADVLTPNQFELGFITDRDGLSGPSSLEDILSAVDEVRGLGPATVLVTSVDREGADDDVIEMLAVTADGAWLVTTPRLPMKANGSGDITAALFTAHLRTTGSPADALARTASSVFAVLKETLDSGERELRLIAAQDAIASPANEFAVQQVR
- a CDS encoding metallophosphoesterase; translation: MSSTPRRLLVGAVLLVGSVALGLAVAVSLFLNSSRTVVLVGHDTVVRPTLARDAVVETGPLLPDLRFRDVGPLGVRLTLGKTEVGSIEELVQRYALIAGDPSAPIEKVEGVVLDMALSAALRGLGVGLLPVAVFLLLGRHRRGELFRGLGTRQGLLALVLLLTLPLLVWQPWESDEATQEDQGSWQTLAELAGPDVELPAEVRDIEVRSGPVTTQSKRLVLSAVDTYDKSKEFYSTAAETAADLPDLGLRTPEDDETVALLLSDRHDNIGMDRVARAIGDAAGASVVLDAGDDTSTGQPWEAFSLDSLQAAFDDWERYGVAGNHDHGTFVSTYLADLGWTMLDGEVVDAPWGGTLLGVDDPRSSGLGNWRDESGLSFAEVGDRLADGACAAAEDGERVSTILVHDANLGREALDRGCVDLVVGGHTHVQNGPDAVDAEDGATGYTWTNGTTGGAAYAIALGSKPRRDAEVSLITYADGRPVGLQWVRLRTNGSWQVGDWEPVTPAP
- the rlmB gene encoding 23S rRNA (guanosine(2251)-2'-O)-methyltransferase RlmB, whose protein sequence is MAGNSQRKGAIKKTGKGNPTAGSGGRVRRGLEGRGPTPKAKDRPYHQAHKAAKRSERDKSARPKRRTTAEAEWAAGRNSVVELLQAGVPVTGVYVAEGTERDGRMREAFKLAAEQGLTLLEVTRNEMDRMTGGAVHQGLAARLPAYEYAHADDLLERAAEAKEPALVVALDSVTDPRNLGAVVRSAAGFGAHGVLIPERRAAGMTASAWKTSAGAAARLPIAQTVNLTRQLKAYQDAGCMVVGLAADGDISLPELVAPGGLAEGPLVVVVGSEGKGLGRLVAETCDQIVSIPMAGQLESLNAGVAASVALYAISQARS